The Pukyongia salina genome segment GATGCCTTAAAATTCCCGTTTGAATCGTTTAGTAAAAGTAACCCGTGCGAGGCGTCTAATCTACTTAATTGGGTGCTAATTTCAAAATTGTTACCCACCAAAAGAAGGTCCTTTTTGCCATCATTATTAAAGTCGTAAACAGCGATGTCGTTCACCGATGAAACCTGAGCTTTAAATGGTAAACTATGCCTTCGGAAGGTATTATCTCCTAAATTTTCGAAATACGAGCTTTCCAGAGTATAGACTTCTCTCTTGAAGGCCGAGTGGAGCTTGTCCTTCGGGAAGATCATATCGATTTTTGCATTAGCAAAATCTGCATAGGACAGGTACTTTTTATTAATACCGGGGAGTTGTTTCACTAATTCGTCTTTGGAGGCGAGTGTTGTCTCCTCACCCTGGTAGTAATACGTCACAATCGTTTCGATATTGTGGTTGTCGTCTGCATCCATACGGTATAGACGAATTGGTTCCTGTGGCGATGCTTTTAGCCTTGTATTGATCCCCCAATTTCCTGCGATCAGGTCCAGATCTCCGTCATTATCCATATCAGCGGCTTTCACAACGTTCCAAAAACCATGGGTATCGTCTAGTCCATTGTTCTTCTGAAGTTCGAGTTGTTCTCCCGTATTTATAAAAATGGTTATCGGCATCCAATCCCCACTAACAATGAGATCAGGTAGGGAGTCGCCGTTAAGATCGGTCCAGGTTTGGGAATTGCAGTTTCCTATTTCTGAAAATTGTGGGGCGAATGAGTTGGTTATTTCTTCAAAAGATCCGCTACCGTCGTTTCGGAAAATATACTGTTTCGGGGTCTCACCAAATTGTTGAGGTACGGCTCCGGAGGTGATAACGATGTCCTTGTCCTTATCGTTATCAATATCGACTGCCGCCACCGAAGAAGCGTTTACAGGAATATTGAAATTCACGCTGTCTTTTTTAAGAACACCACTATCATTAAAGTAGAGCCTTGGAAAAATTGGAACCCCTTTTCTAAATTCGCTCCCTCCGCTCACTACGAGCAGGTCATTATCTCCATCACCATCGGCATCGAAAAATATATGATCCACATCTTCACTAATCTTATCCAGATCAAAGAGATCTTCCTGCTGTGAGCTAAAGCCACCGCTTTTATCTTGTACAAACAAACGGGAAGGTTGGTTTTTTGCGCCTCCTATAAAAATATCATCCAATCCATCATTGTTGATGTCGGCCACGGAAATAGCCGGACCTTCGTTTGCAGTTCCATAGGGAATAAGTGGGTCCCGGTTAAATTCGAGTGCATTGTTCTCCTGGTGCTTAAAGTGGAAAAGTGGTGGAGTATTAGTAAGCCAGAATATCTTCTTTTCTTTTAAATCTGAATAATAATCTCCCGAAGCCCGCTCCTGTACTATTTTGTGGGAGGTATTCACTGCAAGGTCCTTTAAAAGCTGATAGGATCTATCGGGCCATATAACAAGTAACGAGTCTACCGTTGTTCGCTTGCCTACGCCCAAATGGATGCCAGGCCTTACTGCCGAGAGGTAACCTCTGCTAGTATAGTGTTCTCTTAGTAGTTGTAAGGTGTCGGCATATAGAATAACTTTCGCACCTATACCGGAATTATTTCCTTTTTTCCCTACAAGTTTTATATCGATGTAATTAGAATTTTCCCTCCCTGCGCTTCTATTTTCCATCACTATAGCTGGTTGATTGGTGTTATTTATTACCAGGTCGAGATCCCCGTCATTGTCCAGATCACAATAAGTGGCGCCATTGCTATACGTGGGTTCCGTAGATCCCCATTGGGCGGAAACATCTTCGAATTGTTGTCCACCAGTATTTCTGAAAAAGTAATTTACGGTCTTCTTTTCAGGAATTTTTTTGATGAATTCCATATCCTTTTCATCCATTCCTTGCCCTAAAGTTTTCTGAATCTCCTCATTGGCAATGAAGTTAATGAAGTCCATATCATTGGTTGCTCCTACTATTCCGTTGGTAATGAAGATATCGTTGAGGCCGTCATTGTCGAGATCTGCCACCAGTGGGCTCCAGGACCAATCGGTGGCTGCTATACCACTTAGAAATG includes the following:
- a CDS encoding VCBS repeat-containing protein, which produces MIHSQHRIILWGTTVFFLILLHSCSETNSNTLFITRSANETGITFENKLTPTPELNILNYIYYYNGAGVASGDFNNDGYIDLYFTANQAADKLYLNKGDLKFQDITKAAGISNQSNWTTGVTTVDINQDGFLDIYVCRLGDFNNVQGKNLLFVNNGPDKNNVPSFTERASEYGLDFKGFSTHATFFDYDLDGDLDVYLLNHSVNPNQNYGSGNKRHLPDGKSGDKLFENVSGSYVDVSEKAGIIQSKIGYGLGVSVSDLNNDGYPDIYVGNDFYENDYLYINLGDKTFEEIIHKGNNAVGHTTHFSMGNDIADLNNDGLTDIVSVDMLPEDIETYKTSGTEFNYQIYQNYIKNGYAHQYMHNTLQFNNGNNTFSETAFLSGIAATDWSWSPLVADLDNDGLNDIFITNGIVGATNDMDFINFIANEEIQKTLGQGMDEKDMEFIKKIPEKKTVNYFFRNTGGQQFEDVSAQWGSTEPTYSNGATYCDLDNDGDLDLVINNTNQPAIVMENRSAGRENSNYIDIKLVGKKGNNSGIGAKVILYADTLQLLREHYTSRGYLSAVRPGIHLGVGKRTTVDSLLVIWPDRSYQLLKDLAVNTSHKIVQERASGDYYSDLKEKKIFWLTNTPPLFHFKHQENNALEFNRDPLIPYGTANEGPAISVADINNDGLDDIFIGGAKNQPSRLFVQDKSGGFSSQQEDLFDLDKISEDVDHIFFDADGDGDNDLLVVSGGSEFRKGVPIFPRLYFNDSGVLKKDSVNFNIPVNASSVAAVDIDNDKDKDIVITSGAVPQQFGETPKQYIFRNDGSGSFEEITNSFAPQFSEIGNCNSQTWTDLNGDSLPDLIVSGDWMPITIFINTGEQLELQKNNGLDDTHGFWNVVKAADMDNDGDLDLIAGNWGINTRLKASPQEPIRLYRMDADDNHNIETIVTYYYQGEETTLASKDELVKQLPGINKKYLSYADFANAKIDMIFPKDKLHSAFKREVYTLESSYFENLGDNTFRRHSLPFKAQVSSVNDIAVYDFNNDGKKDLLLVGNNFEISTQLSRLDASHGLLLLNDSNGNFKASSNRFFDIAGACRSIEFLNYQDEKYLVITRNNDQPVFLKINK